The Paeniglutamicibacter sulfureus genome includes a region encoding these proteins:
- a CDS encoding dicarboxylate/amino acid:cation symporter — MKLLKSIPLLGWILLAIVLGILTGPIMPAWLGGAFLTYNSIFSGFLGFIVPLIILGLVAPAIAELGKGAGKWLGITAAIAYGSTILAGLLAYFVSRWLFTPSLSGGGLEALGEESDSGFTPYITLVASAGDSATEIVLEPVIGVMSALVLAFVIGVGLTAFHSKVLFRGAVEFRTIIESVIRRIIVPALPLFIFGIFMDLSASGAAVAVVTKFLLVALVSFALTFVVLLVQYSVAGSMTGQNPLKALWRMRDAYFTALGTSSSAATIPVTLASTKKNGVSDSVAGFVIPLCATIHLSGSMVKITCFSIAVLLLTGGDVTFGAYLPFILMLGVMMIAAPGVPGGAIAAAAGLLAQMLGFGEVEVGLMFAAYIALDSFGTATNVTGDGAIALIMNKLTRGHLGAQAQDPSDEKVETIERSATESHTLAE, encoded by the coding sequence ATGAAGCTGCTCAAATCGATTCCCCTGCTTGGCTGGATTCTCCTGGCCATTGTCCTGGGCATACTGACTGGGCCGATCATGCCGGCTTGGCTCGGTGGGGCATTCCTGACCTACAACTCGATTTTCTCGGGTTTCCTCGGCTTCATCGTGCCGCTGATCATCCTGGGCCTGGTCGCACCGGCAATCGCCGAACTCGGCAAGGGTGCCGGCAAATGGCTCGGGATCACCGCCGCCATCGCCTACGGCTCCACGATCCTCGCCGGACTGCTCGCCTACTTCGTGAGCCGCTGGCTGTTCACTCCGTCCTTGTCGGGCGGCGGCCTCGAGGCCTTGGGCGAAGAATCCGATTCGGGCTTCACCCCCTACATCACGCTGGTGGCCAGTGCCGGCGACTCGGCCACCGAGATCGTGCTTGAGCCGGTCATCGGCGTGATGAGCGCACTCGTGCTCGCCTTCGTGATCGGCGTGGGCCTGACCGCGTTCCATTCCAAGGTGCTCTTCCGCGGAGCCGTCGAATTCCGCACGATCATCGAATCCGTGATCCGCCGCATCATCGTCCCCGCATTGCCGCTGTTCATCTTCGGAATCTTCATGGACCTCTCGGCCAGCGGTGCCGCCGTCGCCGTGGTCACCAAGTTCCTGCTCGTGGCCCTCGTATCCTTTGCCCTGACGTTTGTCGTGCTGCTGGTGCAGTACTCCGTGGCCGGATCGATGACGGGGCAAAACCCGCTCAAGGCACTGTGGCGCATGCGCGATGCCTACTTCACCGCGCTGGGCACCTCCTCCTCGGCCGCGACGATTCCGGTCACGCTGGCCTCAACCAAGAAGAACGGCGTCTCCGACTCGGTGGCCGGTTTCGTGATCCCGCTGTGCGCCACGATCCACCTCTCCGGCTCGATGGTCAAGATCACCTGCTTCTCGATCGCGGTGCTGCTGCTCACCGGCGGTGACGTCACCTTTGGCGCGTACCTCCCGTTCATCCTGATGCTCGGTGTCATGATGATCGCCGCCCCGGGCGTTCCCGGCGGCGCGATCGCCGCCGCGGCCGGCCTGCTGGCCCAGATGCTCGGCTTCGGCGAGGTCGAGGTTGGCCTGATGTTCGCCGCATACATCGCGCTGGACAGCTTCGGCACGGCAACCAACGTGACCGGCGACGGCGCCATCGCACTGATCATGAACAAGCTCACCCGCGGCCACCTCGGTGCGCAGGCACAGGATCCGTCCGACGAAAAGGTGGAGACGATCGAGCGCAGCGCGACCGAATCGCACACGCTGGCCGAGTAA
- a CDS encoding metal ABC transporter permease produces MNLLDLLLEPLGYGFMINALATAVTAAAVCAALSCWLVLIGWSLMGDAVSHAVLPGVVLAYVFSVPFAIGALLFGFLAVALIGAVRDTSRIKEDAAIGIVFSTLFALGLVLISVTPSQTDLGHIIFGNLLGVSKPELIQIVILGVLALGALLLKRRDFTLFAFDATHAHAIGLNPRLLGAALLGLLALTSVVALQAVGVILVVAMLIIPGATAHLLTDRFGRMLVIAPAVSVACAVIGLYVSYYLDTASGGMIVLTQGAVFALVYLFSPTQGLLGRRVSRSARRLRTPK; encoded by the coding sequence ATGAACCTCCTCGACTTGCTCCTCGAGCCGCTTGGCTACGGCTTCATGATCAACGCTCTGGCCACGGCGGTGACCGCCGCTGCCGTCTGCGCGGCGCTCTCCTGCTGGCTGGTGCTGATCGGCTGGTCGCTGATGGGCGATGCCGTCTCCCACGCGGTGCTCCCGGGCGTCGTGCTGGCCTACGTGTTCTCGGTGCCCTTCGCGATCGGCGCGCTGCTCTTCGGTTTCCTTGCCGTGGCATTGATCGGGGCGGTGCGCGACACCAGCCGCATCAAGGAGGACGCGGCCATCGGCATTGTCTTCTCCACGCTCTTTGCCCTGGGCCTGGTGCTGATCTCCGTCACCCCCTCGCAGACCGACCTGGGCCACATCATCTTCGGAAATCTTCTGGGGGTTTCCAAGCCCGAGCTCATCCAGATCGTCATCCTGGGCGTGCTGGCCCTGGGTGCATTGCTGCTCAAGCGCCGGGACTTCACGCTCTTTGCCTTCGATGCCACCCACGCCCACGCCATCGGTCTGAATCCGCGCCTGCTGGGTGCTGCGCTGCTGGGCCTGCTGGCACTGACCTCGGTGGTGGCGCTCCAGGCGGTGGGTGTCATCCTGGTGGTCGCCATGCTGATCATCCCCGGCGCCACGGCGCATCTGCTCACCGACAGGTTCGGGCGGATGCTGGTCATCGCCCCGGCTGTCTCTGTGGCCTGCGCGGTCATCGGGCTGTACGTCAGCTACTACCTGGACACGGCCTCGGGCGGCATGATCGTGCTGACCCAGGGAGCGGTGTTTGCCCTGGTCTACCTCTTCAGCCCCACCCAGGGGCTGCTGGGACGCCGTGTCTCCAGATCGGCGCGCCGCCTGCGCACCCCCAAGTAA
- a CDS encoding MFS transporter, translated as MSTTSNTFGENLAQAAGAGNPRPGLWKGRIIIIVGLLLLGIGLRYAVTGLSPLLTTVTGELGIGTAGATFIGMLPTLSFGIGGFLAPVIVRKIGLEATALIAVILAAVGTMVRPFSDSPAIFMALTFVALLGMGFGNVAGAPLVKKHFPDRQASMVTVFALLMQAGATLPAMTALPLANAGGWQFSLASWGVLSLVAVLPWTLVLLKERRSGAPTAAQSATAGAAAGTGLGLGRLVASPVAVGTALFYAMASLNIYAMLAWLPTIMQQGFGLDKGSAATAFSVYTFMTLPMAVITPLIANKMRNPAILAVILSAAGPLGYLLMLTGIGPLWLAALVAGLAGGAFPLAIAMFNLRSRTTAGSAAMAGFAMGVGYLFGTLGPLLGGWLFSTTGGWTVPLWVYVATFIPMSLGGIMMARTGRYVEDKAGVAGQA; from the coding sequence ATGTCCACCACAAGTAACACTTTCGGCGAAAACCTTGCACAGGCCGCAGGCGCGGGCAACCCCCGCCCCGGGCTGTGGAAGGGCCGCATCATCATCATCGTTGGGCTGCTGCTGCTGGGCATCGGCCTGCGCTACGCGGTCACCGGGCTCTCGCCACTGCTGACCACCGTCACCGGCGAACTGGGCATCGGCACCGCCGGGGCCACCTTCATCGGCATGCTGCCCACGCTGAGCTTCGGCATCGGCGGCTTCCTGGCCCCGGTCATTGTGCGCAAGATCGGGCTGGAGGCAACCGCCCTGATCGCCGTGATCCTGGCCGCCGTCGGCACCATGGTGCGTCCCTTCAGCGACAGCCCCGCGATCTTCATGGCCCTGACGTTCGTGGCCCTGCTGGGCATGGGCTTCGGCAACGTGGCTGGCGCCCCGCTGGTCAAGAAGCACTTCCCCGACCGCCAGGCCTCCATGGTCACCGTCTTCGCCCTGCTGATGCAGGCCGGGGCAACGCTGCCGGCCATGACGGCGCTCCCGCTGGCCAATGCCGGTGGCTGGCAGTTCTCGCTCGCCTCGTGGGGCGTGCTCTCACTGGTCGCCGTCCTGCCCTGGACGCTGGTGCTTCTGAAGGAACGCCGCAGCGGTGCCCCCACCGCGGCGCAGAGTGCCACGGCCGGTGCGGCGGCCGGAACGGGTCTGGGCCTGGGCCGCTTGGTCGCCAGCCCCGTCGCCGTCGGAACCGCACTGTTCTACGCCATGGCCTCGCTGAACATCTATGCCATGCTGGCCTGGCTGCCCACGATCATGCAGCAGGGCTTCGGGCTGGACAAGGGATCGGCCGCCACGGCGTTTTCCGTCTACACGTTCATGACCCTCCCGATGGCGGTGATCACCCCGCTGATCGCCAACAAGATGCGCAACCCGGCGATCCTCGCGGTGATCCTGTCGGCGGCCGGCCCGCTGGGCTACCTGCTGATGCTGACCGGAATCGGCCCGCTGTGGCTCGCCGCCCTGGTGGCAGGTCTCGCCGGAGGAGCCTTCCCGCTGGCGATCGCGATGTTCAACCTGCGCAGCCGCACCACCGCGGGGTCCGCGGCCATGGCAGGATTCGCGATGGGCGTCGGCTACCTCTTCGGCACCCTTGGCCCGCTGCTGGGTGGTTGGCTCTTCTCCACCACCGGTGGCTGGACCGTCCCGCTGTGGGTGTACGTGGCAACCTTCATCCCGATGTCTCTGGGCGGCATCATGATGGCCCGTACCGGCCGATACGTCGAGGACAAGGCCGGGGTCGCCGGCCAGGCGTAA
- a CDS encoding FAD-dependent oxidoreductase: protein MIETIRERILVIGFGPVAASLLEGLLPGLAAGLFTVDVVSAEEHAAYNRVLLAEVASGATSAEHLAMIDPLRLVAAGVGLHLGETVTRVDRSRRRVHLDSGRTLGYDRLVFATGARPVVPTLNGLDFAPHAEANLPSGVMALRTLEDAAALNRVLESGGRVLVLGGGILGIEAALAMAEAGHRPVLVHHGPAPLGRAVDTDGGMLLARCLRSAGVEVVSGVRATAVRRDSSGFTALATEDHGEIAGDALMLSCGVRARTELAAGCGLKVGRGIHTNEYLVADTENRVFALGDCAEVAGAAPAGLLAPGWAQAAWLADFLLTHRAPAPDAASAPLDPTTAAPRHGASNVLMLKGQGLELVVAGNVMAGPWDEGQARVSVFADPKAGRYLKLVTEQDVLTGFLAIGLPRTGAEMVLAFERGSTLPEDRSSLLRLDDPGLDDSLVAAGADDQLCRCSGATHGQVAHAVEEGCSTVAEVGAACRAGTGCGGCRGKIEALLRVPVPA from the coding sequence ATGATTGAGACGATCCGCGAACGCATCCTGGTCATCGGCTTCGGTCCGGTCGCGGCCTCGTTGCTGGAGGGACTGCTTCCGGGCCTGGCCGCGGGCCTGTTCACCGTCGATGTCGTCTCGGCCGAGGAACATGCCGCCTACAACCGCGTGCTCTTGGCCGAGGTGGCCAGCGGCGCGACCTCGGCGGAGCACCTGGCGATGATCGATCCGTTGCGCCTGGTGGCGGCGGGCGTCGGTTTGCACCTGGGGGAAACCGTCACGCGGGTGGACCGCTCGCGCCGCCGGGTGCACCTGGACTCGGGACGAACGCTGGGCTATGACCGGCTGGTGTTCGCCACCGGCGCCCGCCCGGTGGTGCCGACGCTGAACGGGCTGGACTTCGCCCCGCATGCCGAGGCCAACCTGCCCTCCGGCGTCATGGCGCTGCGCACCCTCGAGGATGCCGCTGCGCTGAACCGGGTGCTGGAGTCCGGCGGCCGGGTGTTGGTGCTCGGTGGCGGCATCCTGGGCATCGAGGCAGCCCTTGCCATGGCAGAGGCCGGGCACCGTCCGGTGCTGGTGCACCACGGTCCCGCCCCGCTGGGCCGTGCCGTGGACACCGATGGCGGCATGCTTTTGGCCCGCTGCCTGCGTAGCGCCGGCGTCGAGGTCGTCTCCGGGGTCCGCGCCACGGCCGTGCGCCGGGATTCCTCGGGATTCACCGCTCTGGCGACCGAGGACCATGGCGAGATCGCCGGGGATGCGCTGATGCTCTCTTGCGGGGTGCGGGCACGCACCGAGCTGGCCGCCGGTTGCGGGCTGAAGGTCGGCAGGGGCATCCACACCAACGAATATCTGGTGGCCGACACCGAGAACCGGGTCTTTGCGCTGGGAGACTGCGCCGAGGTGGCGGGAGCAGCCCCGGCCGGGTTGTTGGCCCCGGGCTGGGCGCAGGCCGCATGGTTGGCGGATTTTCTGCTCACCCACCGGGCGCCGGCCCCCGACGCGGCGAGCGCGCCCCTGGATCCAACGACTGCCGCACCGAGGCACGGTGCCTCAAACGTCTTGATGCTCAAGGGCCAGGGCCTGGAACTGGTGGTTGCCGGAAACGTGATGGCCGGCCCGTGGGACGAGGGCCAGGCGCGGGTGAGCGTGTTTGCCGATCCGAAGGCAGGCCGATACCTCAAGCTTGTCACGGAGCAGGATGTGCTGACCGGGTTCCTGGCGATCGGGTTGCCGCGCACGGGTGCCGAAATGGTGCTGGCCTTTGAACGGGGCAGCACGTTGCCGGAAGATCGATCCTCGTTGCTGCGGCTCGATGACCCGGGCCTTGACGATTCACTGGTTGCCGCGGGTGCCGATGACCAGCTTTGCCGTTGCTCGGGTGCCACCCACGGGCAGGTGGCCCACGCCGTGGAAGAAGGTTGCTCCACGGTGGCCGAGGTCGGTGCCGCTTGCCGGGCAGGCACGGGCTGCGGCGGGTGCCGCGGGAAGATCGAAGCGCTGTTGCGTGTCCCTGTCCCGGCTTAG
- a CDS encoding cupin domain-containing protein — translation MVQIGEEMINARSGERFVWRATRVSTGGEYCEFDLYLAPGARVAAAHRHPNQEERFTTVFGRLDLVKGDKRTVLGPGEVGVIPPGTAHRWGNAGETAHAIVRLSPALHSEEFFAMFCLLASEGKANAAGLPRNPLQMAVLLDAYREEFDFATASQHRMLSAPLAALGAIGRRIGLRSGHPDEDS, via the coding sequence ATGGTGCAAATTGGAGAAGAGATGATCAATGCCCGCTCCGGCGAACGATTTGTCTGGCGGGCGACGCGAGTGTCAACGGGTGGGGAATACTGCGAGTTTGATCTGTACTTGGCACCGGGCGCGCGGGTGGCGGCCGCCCACCGCCATCCGAATCAGGAAGAGCGCTTCACCACGGTTTTCGGGCGTCTTGACTTGGTAAAAGGTGACAAGCGAACGGTGCTGGGTCCTGGCGAAGTTGGCGTCATTCCGCCGGGTACCGCACACCGATGGGGCAATGCCGGGGAGACCGCACATGCGATCGTGCGGCTGAGCCCCGCACTGCACTCCGAGGAATTCTTTGCAATGTTCTGTCTGCTGGCATCCGAGGGCAAGGCCAATGCCGCGGGACTTCCCCGAAACCCGCTGCAGATGGCGGTGCTGCTGGACGCCTATCGCGAGGAATTCGATTTTGCGACCGCGTCACAACACCGCATGCTCAGCGCTCCTCTGGCCGCGCTGGGCGCGATTGGCCGCCGTATCGGACTGCGTAGCGGACATCCCGACGAAGATTCCTGA
- a CDS encoding metal ABC transporter substrate-binding protein gives MTNPSRIRAFTSWRRQLSAALACLALAATLSGCDSPGAISGQDDSDRPVVLTTFTVLADIARNVGGDKITVESITKAGAEIHGYEPTPQDIAKASRAHLILDNGLNLEAWFEQFIVELDVPHVVVSEGVEVMDISEDANAGLPNPHAWMSPVNVQVYVENIRDAFIELDPENREYYTRNATAYNAELETLEKNLVQGLSGLKENERALVTCEGAFSYLARDAGLTEKYIWAVNAEQQATPRQIASAIEFVKDNEVPAVFCESTVSDAPMQQVVQGSGSTYGGTLFVDSLSEADGPVPTYLDLIRHDTDVILQALTGDKP, from the coding sequence ATGACGAATCCTTCCCGCATCCGCGCCTTCACTTCCTGGCGCCGCCAGCTGTCCGCGGCCCTGGCCTGCCTGGCACTTGCCGCGACGCTTTCCGGATGCGACTCCCCCGGTGCCATTTCCGGCCAGGACGACTCCGACCGCCCAGTGGTGCTGACCACCTTCACCGTGCTGGCCGACATCGCCAGGAACGTTGGCGGGGACAAGATCACCGTCGAGTCGATCACCAAGGCAGGTGCCGAGATCCACGGCTATGAACCCACGCCGCAGGACATCGCCAAGGCCTCGCGCGCGCATCTGATCCTTGACAACGGATTGAACCTCGAGGCCTGGTTCGAGCAGTTCATCGTCGAACTCGACGTGCCGCACGTGGTGGTCAGCGAAGGGGTCGAGGTCATGGACATCTCCGAGGACGCCAATGCCGGCCTGCCCAACCCGCACGCCTGGATGAGCCCGGTCAACGTGCAAGTATACGTGGAAAACATCCGCGACGCCTTTATCGAACTCGACCCGGAAAACCGCGAGTACTACACCCGAAATGCAACTGCCTACAACGCAGAGCTGGAAACGCTGGAGAAGAACCTGGTCCAGGGACTCTCCGGGCTCAAGGAAAATGAGCGTGCTCTGGTGACTTGCGAGGGCGCCTTCTCCTACCTGGCCCGCGACGCCGGCCTCACCGAAAAGTACATCTGGGCGGTCAACGCCGAACAGCAGGCCACCCCGCGGCAGATCGCCTCGGCCATCGAGTTCGTCAAGGACAACGAGGTGCCCGCGGTGTTCTGCGAATCCACCGTCTCCGACGCCCCGATGCAGCAGGTCGTGCAGGGCTCCGGAAGCACCTATGGCGGCACCCTGTTCGTCGATTCGCTCTCCGAGGCTGATGGCCCGGTGCCCACCTACCTCGATCTCATCCGGCACGACACCGACGTGATCCTTCAGGCCCTGACCGGGGACAAGCCATGA
- a CDS encoding metal-dependent transcriptional regulator, with protein sequence MSVSDLSISTQNYLKVIWGLSEWSDDPVTATDIAQKSGLKVSSVSDAVRKLTAQGLVSHARYGAVELTEVGRKYALDMVRRHRLLETFLVQTLAYNWDQVHDEAENLEHAMSDFMVERLDAFLGHPDRDPHGDPIPSADGVLTRPDAVLLSTVEPGVRVTVERINDEDPALLQYLSAQGVVPGVDLVITEAAPFSDAVLLQVADGTGTISLGRQATEALHVSRG encoded by the coding sequence ATGTCGGTTTCGGATCTTTCCATCAGCACGCAAAACTATTTGAAGGTCATTTGGGGGCTCTCCGAATGGTCGGACGATCCCGTCACCGCAACAGACATCGCACAGAAATCCGGGCTGAAGGTCTCCTCGGTCTCCGATGCGGTGCGCAAGCTGACCGCGCAAGGCCTGGTCAGCCACGCCCGCTACGGTGCCGTCGAGCTGACCGAAGTGGGCAGAAAGTACGCACTGGACATGGTGCGCCGGCACCGGCTGCTGGAAACCTTCCTGGTCCAGACCCTGGCCTACAACTGGGACCAGGTCCACGACGAAGCCGAAAACCTCGAGCACGCCATGAGCGACTTCATGGTCGAACGCCTTGATGCCTTCCTGGGCCACCCCGACCGCGATCCGCACGGGGACCCGATCCCCAGTGCCGACGGGGTGCTGACCAGGCCTGACGCCGTATTGCTGAGCACCGTGGAGCCCGGCGTCCGGGTCACCGTGGAGCGGATCAATGACGAGGACCCGGCGTTGCTGCAGTACCTCAGCGCGCAGGGTGTTGTGCCCGGGGTGGACCTGGTCATCACCGAGGCAGCCCCGTTCTCCGATGCGGTGCTGCTGCAGGTCGCCGACGGAACCGGCACCATCAGCCTGGGACGCCAGGCCACCGAGGCGCTGCACGTCTCGCGCGGCTAG
- a CDS encoding metal ABC transporter ATP-binding protein translates to MSAPAITVQDLTVRYGDVLALKDARLELKNSRICGLVGMNGSGKSTLFKAIMGLVKPDSGTVRVNGGTPAQARKSAAIGYVPQSEDVDWAFPVSVHDVVMMGRYGHMGFTRRPSKADKLAVDEALERVELTDYAQRQIGQLSGGQKKRAFVARGIAQDATILLLDEPFAGVDKRSEATITRLLREQARAGAAILISTHDLHALPELADEAVLLLQRVLMHGDPKTVLRPENLALAFGLDVLGRGDAA, encoded by the coding sequence ATGAGCGCCCCGGCCATCACCGTCCAGGACCTCACCGTGCGCTACGGGGATGTCCTGGCCCTGAAGGATGCCCGCCTGGAATTGAAGAACTCGCGGATTTGTGGCCTGGTGGGCATGAACGGTTCGGGGAAATCGACGCTGTTCAAGGCCATCATGGGCCTGGTCAAGCCGGACTCCGGGACGGTGCGCGTCAACGGCGGCACTCCCGCCCAGGCCCGCAAGTCGGCGGCCATCGGCTACGTGCCGCAAAGCGAAGACGTCGACTGGGCCTTCCCGGTCTCGGTGCACGACGTGGTCATGATGGGCCGCTACGGGCACATGGGTTTCACCCGCCGCCCCTCCAAGGCCGACAAGCTGGCGGTCGACGAGGCCCTTGAACGCGTGGAACTCACCGATTACGCCCAGCGGCAGATCGGGCAACTCTCCGGCGGGCAGAAAAAGCGCGCCTTCGTGGCCCGCGGCATCGCCCAGGACGCCACGATCCTGCTGCTCGATGAACCTTTCGCCGGGGTCGACAAGCGCTCCGAGGCCACGATCACCCGGCTGCTGCGCGAGCAGGCACGGGCAGGGGCGGCGATCCTGATCTCCACCCACGACCTGCACGCCCTGCCCGAACTGGCCGACGAGGCGGTGCTGCTGCTGCAGCGGGTGCTCATGCACGGGGATCCCAAGACGGTCCTGCGCCCCGAAAACCTTGCCCTGGCCTTCGGCCTTGACGTGCTGGGACGGGGGGACGCAGCATGA
- a CDS encoding VOC family protein, producing MPKPELTVGAPCWIDLLTSAPEKSQAFYTELFGWTYEAGDAELYGGYITASKEGKMVAGIMNNDGTSGSPDVWTTYLRVDDIDAATKAAAEHGGQVYLPPMEVPEQGKMAMFGDPGGAAVGIWEFGGHTGYEVAAENGAPAWHELFTRDFAPTVKFYEDVFGWDTAVVGDTDEFRYTTLGAGDDSKAGIMDASSFLPAGAPASWHVYFAVENADAIIEKTLALGGEVVQPAEDTPFGRNAALKDPTGAEFWITQDIGQG from the coding sequence ATGCCCAAGCCGGAACTCACCGTCGGCGCTCCCTGCTGGATCGACCTGCTGACCTCCGCCCCGGAGAAATCCCAGGCGTTCTACACCGAGCTCTTCGGCTGGACCTACGAGGCCGGGGATGCAGAACTGTATGGCGGCTACATCACCGCTTCCAAGGAAGGGAAGATGGTAGCCGGGATCATGAACAACGACGGCACCTCCGGGTCCCCGGATGTCTGGACCACCTATCTGCGGGTGGATGACATTGACGCCGCAACGAAGGCCGCGGCCGAGCACGGCGGGCAGGTCTACCTGCCGCCCATGGAGGTTCCCGAGCAGGGCAAGATGGCGATGTTCGGGGACCCCGGAGGCGCGGCGGTGGGGATCTGGGAGTTTGGCGGGCACACCGGATACGAAGTGGCTGCCGAAAACGGTGCACCCGCCTGGCACGAACTTTTTACCCGGGACTTTGCCCCGACCGTGAAGTTCTATGAGGACGTCTTCGGCTGGGACACCGCGGTGGTGGGCGACACCGATGAATTCCGATACACCACACTCGGTGCCGGGGATGATTCCAAGGCAGGGATCATGGATGCCAGTTCGTTCCTGCCCGCGGGCGCACCGGCCAGCTGGCATGTGTACTTCGCGGTTGAGAACGCCGACGCCATCATCGAAAAGACCTTGGCATTGGGTGGCGAGGTCGTCCAGCCTGCGGAAGATACGCCCTTCGGGCGCAATGCAGCGCTGAAGGATCCAACGGGCGCGGAGTTCTGGATTACCCAGGACATCGGGCAAGGCTAA
- a CDS encoding SDR family oxidoreductase, giving the protein MSQRVLITAGAGGIGLAIAKAFVANGARVHIADVNAEAVAAIVAENENITGSVGDISKAEDLEVLFKDIEEQLGGLDVLVNNAGIAGATAPANDYPIDTWAAVVNINLTGTLMVTQRAIPLLKESDAGSILVMSSLAGRFGYPNRIAYATTKWGLVGFAKTLALELGDFGITANTIHPGAVEGPRMGSVLAGRAEANGTTVEEETNKALDNQSIRKFIDPNDIAQLALFLAGPHARTISGQMFPIDGDSKHS; this is encoded by the coding sequence ATGTCACAGCGTGTACTCATCACCGCCGGAGCCGGCGGAATCGGACTGGCCATCGCCAAGGCTTTCGTTGCCAACGGCGCCCGCGTCCACATCGCCGACGTCAACGCCGAGGCCGTCGCGGCGATCGTCGCGGAAAACGAGAACATCACCGGTTCGGTCGGCGACATCAGCAAGGCCGAGGACCTCGAGGTGCTCTTCAAGGACATCGAGGAACAGCTTGGCGGCCTGGATGTGCTCGTCAACAACGCCGGCATCGCCGGAGCCACCGCCCCGGCCAACGACTACCCGATCGACACCTGGGCCGCCGTCGTGAACATCAACCTCACCGGCACCCTCATGGTCACCCAGCGCGCCATCCCGCTGCTCAAGGAATCCGACGCGGGCTCCATCCTGGTGATGTCCTCGCTGGCCGGCCGCTTCGGCTACCCGAACCGCATCGCCTACGCCACGACCAAGTGGGGACTGGTCGGCTTTGCCAAGACGCTCGCCCTGGAACTGGGCGATTTCGGCATCACCGCCAACACCATCCACCCCGGAGCCGTCGAGGGCCCGCGCATGGGCAGCGTATTGGCAGGCCGCGCCGAGGCCAACGGCACCACGGTGGAGGAAGAAACCAACAAGGCGCTGGACAACCAGTCGATCCGCAAGTTCATCGACCCCAACGACATCGCCCAGCTGGCCCTCTTCCTGGCCGGCCCGCACGCCCGCACGATCTCGGGACAGATGTTCCCGATCGACGGCGACTCGAAGCACTCCTAG
- a CDS encoding glycosyltransferase: protein MHVLIMSFGTRGDIQPYAALAGALARAGHDVTLAVPEGFADLIPHSGPGTITHQPAGSTMLRLLQEVMPDLSGPLDAWRTLGIMSTAMRELNAECWAAAQAAHPDVVVYHPKCLAGQHIAEALGVPGVLSLPLPFFTPTRAHAMPFFGGASFGAWGNRATYGFRRMAGVMYGGMVNDFRREVGLGRIGHLADPLRNSDGSSVHVMYPYSRHVLPVPADYPPSAHVTGYWFLDDVDGAAWEPPAHLADFLAAGEPPVYVGFGSMGFGKGANERRDTILAALRVHGLRRIIATGWGGITPGEAGTEDVLVIEGAPHAWLFPRVAAVVHHGGAGSTAAGLRAGRPTLVVPFPGDQPFWGTRVHALGVGPAPLPARDLGTGLASSLGALVHTDSYTSRADEMGAAIRAENGLVVGVHVLEQITGVTAVGQ from the coding sequence ATGCATGTCTTGATCATGTCGTTCGGGACCCGCGGCGACATCCAGCCCTACGCCGCCCTCGCCGGCGCGCTCGCCCGCGCCGGGCACGACGTCACCCTCGCCGTCCCCGAGGGGTTCGCGGATCTGATCCCGCACAGCGGTCCCGGGACCATCACGCACCAGCCCGCCGGCTCCACGATGCTGCGCCTACTCCAGGAAGTCATGCCGGATCTGAGTGGACCCCTGGATGCGTGGCGAACGCTGGGGATCATGAGCACCGCGATGCGCGAGCTGAACGCGGAGTGTTGGGCTGCCGCGCAGGCGGCGCACCCGGACGTTGTCGTGTACCACCCCAAGTGTCTTGCCGGGCAGCACATCGCCGAGGCGCTGGGCGTGCCCGGCGTGCTGTCGCTCCCGCTGCCGTTTTTCACCCCAACGCGTGCGCACGCGATGCCGTTCTTCGGCGGCGCCTCCTTCGGTGCGTGGGGAAATCGCGCGACCTACGGGTTCAGGCGGATGGCCGGTGTCATGTATGGCGGCATGGTCAACGACTTCCGGCGCGAGGTCGGTCTGGGTCGCATCGGCCACCTCGCGGACCCGCTCAGGAATTCGGACGGCAGCTCGGTCCACGTCATGTACCCGTACAGCAGGCACGTTCTGCCGGTCCCCGCGGACTACCCGCCTTCGGCCCACGTCACTGGGTACTGGTTCCTGGATGACGTCGACGGCGCCGCCTGGGAGCCGCCGGCGCACCTGGCGGACTTCCTCGCGGCAGGTGAGCCTCCGGTCTATGTCGGGTTCGGCTCCATGGGCTTCGGCAAGGGAGCGAACGAGCGCCGAGACACCATCCTGGCCGCACTGCGGGTCCACGGCCTGCGCAGGATCATCGCGACCGGCTGGGGAGGCATCACTCCCGGCGAGGCCGGGACCGAGGACGTGCTGGTCATCGAGGGCGCGCCCCACGCGTGGCTCTTCCCGCGAGTCGCGGCAGTCGTGCACCACGGCGGCGCGGGCTCGACCGCGGCCGGACTGCGGGCGGGTCGCCCGACGCTGGTCGTGCCGTTCCCTGGGGACCAGCCATTCTGGGGAACGCGGGTCCATGCGCTCGGCGTCGGCCCCGCCCCGCTCCCGGCCAGGGACCTGGGCACGGGCCTGGCCAGCAGTCTCGGCGCCCTCGTCCACACCGACTCCTATACCTCCCGCGCCGATGAGATGGGTGCCGCCATCCGCGCTGAAAACGGTCTCGTCGTCGGCGTGCACGTCCTGGAACAGATCACGGGAGTGACAGCCGTCGGCCAATAG